The segment CCATCTTCGGTACGCTGGCCGATTTCGATGTGATGGTGGCTGAAGCGCATCGCTTGGGCATCAAGGTGATGATCGATCTGGTGCTGTCGCACAGTTCCGACCGCCATCCCTGGTTCGTCGAAAGTCGTTCGAGCAAGGACAATCCCAAGGCGGATTGGTATGTCTGGGCCGACGCTAAACCGGATGGCACACCGCCCAACAATTGGTTGTCGATCTTCGGCGGTTCCGCCTGGGCCTGGGATCCGACCCGCATGCAATATTACATGCACAACTTCCTGATCTCGCAACCCGACCTGAATCTGCACAATCCCGAGGTTCAGGACCGGCTGCTGGATGTCGTGCGTTTTTGGCTCGACCGCGGCGTCGACGGCTTCCGCCTCGACACCATCAACTTCTATTTCCATGACCAGAAACTGCGTGACAATCCCGCGCTGGAGCCGTCACGCCGCAATGCTTCCACCGCGCCGGCGGTCAATCCCTATAATTTCCAGGAGCATATCTACGACAAGAACCGTCCGGAGAATCTGAAGTTCCTGCAGCGTTTCCGAGCCGTGCTCGACGAATATCCGGCGATTGCCGCAGTCGGCGAAGTCGGCGATAGCCAGCGCGGCCTCGAGATCGTCGGCGAATATACCTCCGGCGGCGACAAGATGCACATGTGCTACGCCTTCGAGTTCCTGGCACCGGACCCGCTGTCGCCGGAGCGCGTCGAAGATGTCATGAAGGATTTTGCCGCTGCCGCGCCCGAAGGCTGGGCCTGCTGGGCATTTTCAAACCATGACGTGGCGCGCCATGTCAGCCGCTGGGGAAGCCTGGTTGCCGATCGGGACGCGCTTGCCAAGCAATATGCGGCCTTGCTGCTGACACTGCGCGGCTCGGTTTGCCTCTATCAGGGCGAAGAGCTTGGTCTGACGGAAGCCGATCTCGCCTACCAGGATCTGCAGGATCCCTACGGCATTCAGTTCTGGCCGGAATTCAAGGGCCGCGACGGCTGCCGCACGCCGATGGTCTGGGAGAGCCAGGTTACCCAGGGCGGTTTCTCGACGGTGAAGCCTTGGCTTCCGGTGCCCGTAGAGCATATCCTGCGCGCTGTCAGCGTGCAGAATGGAGATGAGCATTCCGTGCTGGAGCAATATCGCCGCTTCCTCGCCTTCCGCAAGCAGCACCCGGCCTTCGCCAAGGGCGAGATTGCGTTTGCGGAGCCGCAGGGCGACGTGCTGCTTTATACGCGTCACTATGGCAGCGAAACCATTCTCTGCATGTTCAACATGAGCGCGACGGAGGCGACGGCAAGCCTGCCCGAGGGGAGTTGGCAGGCCCTTGCCGGCCACGGTTTTGCAAGCAACAATTACGGCAACAAGATCGATATTCCGGCCTGGGGCGCTTACTTCGCGCGTCTCGCCTGAGTGTTTGGGAGGAGGAGAGCATAGATGACAGGGCTTGTTCTGAAGGACATCCGAAAATCATACGGGAATGTGCATGTTCTGCATGGCATCGATCTGGATATCCAAGAGGGCGAGTTCATCGTCTTCGTCGGTCCGTCCGGATGCGGCAAATCCACATTGCTGCGCATGATCGCCGGACTTGAGAGCATCACCTCCGGCGACATGCTCATCGCCGGGCAAAAGGTCAATGAAGTGCCACCGTCGCGGCGCGGCATTGCAATGGTTTTCCAGTCCTATGCTCTCTATCCGCACATGACGGTCTTCGACAACATGGCCTTCGGCATGCGAATCGCTGGGGAAAGCAAGCAGGAGATCGACCGCCGTGTTCGCGCCGCGGCGGCGAGCCTTCAGCTTACGCAATATCTCGAGCGTCTCCCAAAGGCCCTCTCGGGTGGTCAGCGCCAGCGTGTTGCAATCGGCCGCGCCATCTGCCGTAACCCGAAGGTCTTTCTGTTCGACGAGCCGCTATCGAACCTCGACGCCGCGCTGCGCGTGGCGACGCGTATCGAGATCGCCAAGCTCAGCGACTCCATGCCCGAGACGACGATGATCTACGTCACCCACGATCAGGTGGAAGCCATGACATTGGCGGACCGCATCGTCGTATTGTCGGCTGGTCGCGTGGAGCAGGTAGGCGCGCCGCTCGAGCTTTATGAGCATCCGGCCAACCTCTTCGTGGCGAAGTTTATCGGCTCGCCGGCCATGAACATCTTCCCGGCGACGGTCACCGGAACCGGCGCGACGACGACGGTGACGCTGACGGGCGGCAAGATGGTGACGCTCGACATTGCAACGGCGGCATCCGAGCAAGGCAAGACCGCAAGCTTCGGCGTTCGTCCGGAAGATTTGCGGATCGCGACCGACGAGAACTACCTCTTCGAAGGCGAGGTCTCCATCGTGGAAGCCCTCGGCGAAGTCACTCAACTTTATATCGAGGGCCTGGTGGACGGTGAGCCGATCATCGTCAAGATACCCGGCATCGCTGATGTTAAGCGCGGGCAGAAGATGCGCTTTGCGGCCGATAGGCAGAAGCTGCATCTCTTCGATGCTGAAGGCCACACCTATCGCAAGCAATAAGGCATCCTCCCAAGGGTGCGGGAGCGCTAGTCCAAGTGTAGAAATACAACAAAATGCAACTTGATCTAGCGCTTCCAAACCTTCTGTTAAATACCCGCTGGTAGCCTGAGCTTCGTAATATACTTCAGGGATTTACGACAATGGCAGCTTCCGGCACGGCTCACCCAGGCCAACATTTCCTCAACAAGGAAGAGTCCTTCATGTATGACCGCGAGGTGCGGTACAGGATGGAGGACACGATGAACGCCGCGCGGATCGAATATACCGAAAAAGGCGTCATGAACCTGGCCTCGCGCCGCTGCGATATCATCCGCATCTCGCAGAGCAGCGCGATCCTCGCGATCCTCACCCAGTACAATCTGCCGAAGCAGTTCTATCTCGATATCCCCGATGCCCGCATCACCAAGGTCGGTTGCATGCTGATGAAGGTTTTCCCCAACAACACCATCGAGGTACGTTTCCTGCGCCTGCTATCGGAGAAGGAAATGAACAAAATCTTCGTCTACAGCACCCATCCGTCGCATCGCGACCGCGTGCTCGACATCCGCGCTTAGAGCAGAAAAGCGTTTCGCGGAATCGCTTTCCTGCTCTATCCCTTCGTTTTGACGCATTCCGGACGGAAAACCGCGGCGCACTTTTCCTGGAAGTGCTCGAATTTCGACCGAAGCAAAGAAGAGCCCCGCGCGGCAGATGCTGCACGGGGCTCTTCTTTGGGCTGTTATCGTCTCAATGATGGAACAGGACGCTGGCGCCCTGATCGGCCGGGCCGGCGCCGTGGCGGAAGGTGGCAAAGAGCTCACGGCCCATGCCGAATTCATTCTCGGACAGGTCGATGACGACCGGATCGCGTTCGGCCATGTCGGCGGCGTCGACCAGCACCTCCAGCGTGCCGGCAATCGCGTCGATGCGGATGATGTCGCCATCCTTGATGCGAGCGATCGGGCCGCCGTCGACGGCCTCCGGTGTGACGTGGATCGCGGCCGGGACCTTGCCCGACGCGCCGGACATGCGCCCGTCGGTCAGAAGTGCCACGCGGAAGCCGCGGTCCTGCAGCACGCCGAGCGCAGGCGTCAGCTTGTGCAGCTCCGGCATGCCGTTCGCCTTCGGGCCTTGGAAGCGGACGACGGCCACGAAATCGCGGTTCAGCTTGCCGTCCTTGAAGGCTTGTTGCACTTCAAGCTGATCGTGGAAGATGATGGCGGGCGCCTCGATGACATGGCGCTCCGGCTTGACGGCGGAAATCTTGATCACCGCCTTGCCGATATTGCCGCGCAGCATCTTCAGGCCACCATTGGCGTGGAATGGCGCGTCGACCCCTGCCAGCACTTTGGGATCGCCGCTCTTTTCCGGCGCCGGCTCGCGGACGACACCACCATCGGCACCGATCTTCACCTCGACCGAATAGGCCGAAAGTCCCTGGCCGGCAACGGTGCGGACATCGTCGTGCAGCAGGCCCTTCTTCAAGAGCTCCTTGATCAGAAAGCCCATGCCGCCGGCGGCGTGGAAATGGTTCACGTCGGCAAGCCCGTTCGGATAGACGCGGGCAAGCAGCGGGATGATGTCCGAAAGCTCGGAAATGTCCTGCCAGGTGAGGACGATGCCGGCTGCGCGCGCCATGGCGACGAGGTGCATCGTATGATTGGTCGAGCCGCCGGTCGCATGCAGGCCGACGACGCCGTTGACGATCGAACGTTCGTCGATCATCTCGCCGGCAGGCGTGAATTCATTGCCCAAGGCGGTAATGGCGAGCGCGCGCTTGGTGGCCTCGCGCGTCAGCGCTTCACGCAGCGGCGTGCCTGGATTGATGAAGGAGGCGCCGGGCATATGGAAGCCCATGATCTCCATCAGCATCTGGTTGGAGTTCGCCGTGCCGTAGAAGGTGCAGGTGCCGGGGCCGTGATAGGACTTCGATTCCGCTTCCAGCAGCTCGGCGCGGCCGACCTTGCCCTCGGCATAGAGCTGGCGCACGCGCGACTTCTCGTCATTCGGCAGGCCCGAGGTCATCGGCCCGGCCGGAATGAACACGGCCGGCAGATGGCCGAAGGAGAGCGCGGCGATGACAAGGCCGGGCACGATCTTGTCGCAGACGCCGAGGAAGACGGCCGCGTCGAACATATTGTGCGACAGGCCGACGCCGGCCGACATGGCGATCAGATCGCGCGAGAAGAGCGACAGCTCCATGCCGGGCTGGCCCTGCGTGACGCCGTCGCACATGGCCGGCACGCCGCCGGCAACCTGAGCGATGCCGCCTGCCTCTGCAGCCGCCTCGCGAATGATCGCAGGATAGGTCTCGAACGGCTGATGTGCCGAGAGCATGTCGTTATAGGACGTGATGATCCCGAGATTGGGCACGCGGTCGCCCGCAAGCGCATCCTTCTCGGAGGGGGAACAGACGGCAAAGCCATGCGCGAGATTGGCGCAGCCGAGCACGGAGCGTTGCGCGCCCACTGTTGCGGCATTGCGCAGGCGGTCCAGATAGCGCTCGCGTGTCGGCTTCGAGCGCTCGATGATGCGTGTGGTGATCGCGGAAATGCGGGCGTCAGCGGCCATGGTCGATCTGCCTCCGTCTGTTCTGCGCGGTGCCCGGAAGATCACTTTGATCTGTCTTGGTAGAGGGCGTAGCGCGAGGTTCAAAAGTCAATGCTTTGCCGGTGCGCCCTTGCGGGCGCATGGCGCAGCACATGTTGCTGTGTCTCTCAGGGGTTCGATGACGAGGCCTGTCGGCCGTATCAGGGAGCCCAATAAATCTCGACCAGAGAAGCGGCCCGGCGCAGAACGGCGCGGATGGGCATCTCGGTCTCTTCGCCCGGCGCTTCCGCTTTGGCGAGAACGCCTTTCTTGCCTTCTCCCTCGATATGGAGCACCAGCAATCGGGCATCCTGAAGGCTGGAGAAGGTGAAGGTCAGCCGGGCTTCGCCGGCTCCTTCGGCTTCCATCGTAATGATGCCACGCGGGCTTTTCGCATCGAGCGCCGCTGTCAGATTGCTCCCGCCCGGAAAGAACGAGGCCGTGTGGCCGTCATTGCCCATGCCGAGGATGGCGACGTCAAAGGGAAAACCGATGCACTTGGTCTTTTCCGTGGCGATGACGGCGGCCTCGTCGACGGAAGGTACGTCCTGATAGAGCGGAAAGAACTGTGCCGATGCGGCCTTGTCCTTCAGCAGGTTTTCCTGGACGAGCAGGTGGTTCGAGCGCGGATTGTCAGCCGGCACGAACCGTTCGTCGACAAGGGTGATCGTCACCTTGCTCCAATCGAGCGAACGTGATGACAGCGTCTGGAAGAAGATCTTCGGCGTCGAACCGCCGGAGACCGCGATGCTTGCAGAGCCGCGAGCGGCGATGGCAGCCGAGAGAACCTCGACCACCTTATCCGCGAGCTTGCCGGCGAGTTCGGCGCCATTGGCGAAAGCATGCATGTTCGCTGTCATCGTTGTCGCCCCGCTTTAGATATCGTCGTGCCAGGTGCGGCCGTCACGCTCGATCAGCGCGATGGCCTGGCTCGGTCCCCAAGTGCCGGCGGTATAAGCCTGTACCGGCTGACTTGTGGCTTCCCAGCCCTTGAGGATCGGATCGACCCACTCCCATGCGGCTTCCACTTCGTCGCGGCGCATGAACAGCGTCTGGTTGGAACGGACGACGTCCATCAGCAGGCGTTCGTACGCATCCGGATTGCGGACGTTGAAGGCCGAAGCGAAGCTCATATCGAGCGAGACGTTGCGCAGGCGCATGCCGCCCGGACCCGGGTCCTTGATCATCAGCGACTGCTTGACGCCTTCGTCCGGCTGCAAGCGGATGATCAACTGATTGGCGACGATGCGGCCGGCGGCCTGATCGAAAATGTTGTGCGGGATCGGTTTGAAGGTGATGACGATCTCCGACATGCGACCGGCAAGGCGCTTGCCGGTGCGGATGTAGAAGGGAACGCCGGCCCAGCGCCAGTTGCCGATTTCGGCCTTGATGGCGACGAAAGTCTCGGTGTTGGAAACGCCGCCTTCCAGCTCGTCGAGATAGCCCTTGACCGGACCGCCTGCGGAAGCGCCGGCGCGATACTGGCCGCGAACGGTCGCCTGTTCGACATTGGAAGCATCGATCGGCTTCAGGGCGCGCAGAACTTTCAGCTTTTCATCGCGAACGGCTTCGGAGTCCATCGAGGACGGAATTTCCATCGCGGTCAAGCAGAGGAGCTGCAAGATGTGGTTCTGCACCATGTCGCGCAGCGCGCCGGCCGTGTCGTAATAGCCGGCGCGGCCTTCCAGACCGACCGATTCCGCAACTGTGATCTGCACATGATCGATGTGGTTGGCGTTCCATAGCGGCTCATAAAGCGCGTTGGCAAAGCGCAGCGCCATCAGGTTCTGCACCGTTTCCTTGCCGAGATAGTGGTCGATGCGGAAGATTTGCTCTTCCTTGAAGACCCTGCCGATCGAGTCGTTGAGCTGCAGGGCGGAGGCGAGATCGCGACCGATCGGCTTTTCGACGACGATACG is part of the Rhizobium sp. CB3090 genome and harbors:
- the edd gene encoding phosphogluconate dehydratase; the protein is MAADARISAITTRIIERSKPTRERYLDRLRNAATVGAQRSVLGCANLAHGFAVCSPSEKDALAGDRVPNLGIITSYNDMLSAHQPFETYPAIIREAAAEAGGIAQVAGGVPAMCDGVTQGQPGMELSLFSRDLIAMSAGVGLSHNMFDAAVFLGVCDKIVPGLVIAALSFGHLPAVFIPAGPMTSGLPNDEKSRVRQLYAEGKVGRAELLEAESKSYHGPGTCTFYGTANSNQMLMEIMGFHMPGASFINPGTPLREALTREATKRALAITALGNEFTPAGEMIDERSIVNGVVGLHATGGSTNHTMHLVAMARAAGIVLTWQDISELSDIIPLLARVYPNGLADVNHFHAAGGMGFLIKELLKKGLLHDDVRTVAGQGLSAYSVEVKIGADGGVVREPAPEKSGDPKVLAGVDAPFHANGGLKMLRGNIGKAVIKISAVKPERHVIEAPAIIFHDQLEVQQAFKDGKLNRDFVAVVRFQGPKANGMPELHKLTPALGVLQDRGFRVALLTDGRMSGASGKVPAAIHVTPEAVDGGPIARIKDGDIIRIDAIAGTLEVLVDAADMAERDPVVIDLSENEFGMGRELFATFRHGAGPADQGASVLFHH
- the zwf gene encoding glucose-6-phosphate dehydrogenase, translating into MSSQIIPVEPFDYVVFGGSGDLAERKLLPALYHRQIEGQFSEPTRIIGASRSALSHEEYRKFAEAALKEHLKKGEYDEAEVKKFCARLFYVPVDARSDAGWDHLKKLLDEGKDRVRAFYLAVAPGIFGDISQKIYDHKLITKQTRIVVEKPIGRDLASALQLNDSIGRVFKEEQIFRIDHYLGKETVQNLMALRFANALYEPLWNANHIDHVQITVAESVGLEGRAGYYDTAGALRDMVQNHILQLLCLTAMEIPSSMDSEAVRDEKLKVLRALKPIDASNVEQATVRGQYRAGASAGGPVKGYLDELEGGVSNTETFVAIKAEIGNWRWAGVPFYIRTGKRLAGRMSEIVITFKPIPHNIFDQAAGRIVANQLIIRLQPDEGVKQSLMIKDPGPGGMRLRNVSLDMSFASAFNVRNPDAYERLLMDVVRSNQTLFMRRDEVEAAWEWVDPILKGWEATSQPVQAYTAGTWGPSQAIALIERDGRTWHDDI
- the pgl gene encoding 6-phosphogluconolactonase, whose translation is MTANMHAFANGAELAGKLADKVVEVLSAAIAARGSASIAVSGGSTPKIFFQTLSSRSLDWSKVTITLVDERFVPADNPRSNHLLVQENLLKDKAASAQFFPLYQDVPSVDEAAVIATEKTKCIGFPFDVAILGMGNDGHTASFFPGGSNLTAALDAKSPRGIITMEAEGAGEARLTFTFSSLQDARLLVLHIEGEGKKGVLAKAEAPGEETEMPIRAVLRRAASLVEIYWAP
- a CDS encoding alpha-glucosidase — translated: MNIAPQSISTVDKDWWRGAVIYQIYPRSYQDSNGDGIGDLKGIAVRLPHVASLGVDAIWISPFFTSPMRDFGYDVSNYEDVDPIFGTLADFDVMVAEAHRLGIKVMIDLVLSHSSDRHPWFVESRSSKDNPKADWYVWADAKPDGTPPNNWLSIFGGSAWAWDPTRMQYYMHNFLISQPDLNLHNPEVQDRLLDVVRFWLDRGVDGFRLDTINFYFHDQKLRDNPALEPSRRNASTAPAVNPYNFQEHIYDKNRPENLKFLQRFRAVLDEYPAIAAVGEVGDSQRGLEIVGEYTSGGDKMHMCYAFEFLAPDPLSPERVEDVMKDFAAAAPEGWACWAFSNHDVARHVSRWGSLVADRDALAKQYAALLLTLRGSVCLYQGEELGLTEADLAYQDLQDPYGIQFWPEFKGRDGCRTPMVWESQVTQGGFSTVKPWLPVPVEHILRAVSVQNGDEHSVLEQYRRFLAFRKQHPAFAKGEIAFAEPQGDVLLYTRHYGSETILCMFNMSATEATASLPEGSWQALAGHGFASNNYGNKIDIPAWGAYFARLA
- the ugpC gene encoding sn-glycerol-3-phosphate ABC transporter ATP-binding protein UgpC, which gives rise to MTGLVLKDIRKSYGNVHVLHGIDLDIQEGEFIVFVGPSGCGKSTLLRMIAGLESITSGDMLIAGQKVNEVPPSRRGIAMVFQSYALYPHMTVFDNMAFGMRIAGESKQEIDRRVRAAAASLQLTQYLERLPKALSGGQRQRVAIGRAICRNPKVFLFDEPLSNLDAALRVATRIEIAKLSDSMPETTMIYVTHDQVEAMTLADRIVVLSAGRVEQVGAPLELYEHPANLFVAKFIGSPAMNIFPATVTGTGATTTVTLTGGKMVTLDIATAASEQGKTASFGVRPEDLRIATDENYLFEGEVSIVEALGEVTQLYIEGLVDGEPIIVKIPGIADVKRGQKMRFAADRQKLHLFDAEGHTYRKQ